ACACCAAGCAACTGCATCGTCAACCCTCACCCAATCACGCCCTGCCGCGATACACCCTCGCCTGGCGCCTCGTCTCCACATGCAGACTTTCGCTCACTCACTTCCTTACATGTGCCTCTCACTCTCATTCCCAGTCTTCTCTTGTGTTTGTCGATATCTTTTTTCTTCAGTCACAATACCTAGACTCGCATACCATGATTTCATTCTTCAGCGTCAAATCTCACCCGCTGCATTCCGCTCCGGTAAGTACTCCGCTGACAGTTCTCTACACTACCCTTTTAACATCCCGCCCTCTGCCATGCCTTGCCTTACCTTGCCTTGCTCAGGCCCGTAACATGATGTGACACTCTTTGCCCGTATCTCCAGCAAAAGCCGGACCATCCACTCTTCATCTCGAAAATAGAGCGTTTGAACACCGGTCATGTTATCCGCACACGTACCAACCGCCACTATAACACCAATACCAACAGCCTCCGGGACAGGCCGCCCGGCGAACTTTCCATTCCGTCCCATCTCCCATAGTCAgctcccgccgccgccgcttgcCTCGCCTGTCACAAAAGATGGTCCCAGGCCGTCTTGTTCTATAGGGACTTGGGATAAACTCTCCGGCCTTCAACTCTGGCCTCCATCAGCTGAGCAAAAGGCATAATGGGTGCTCCTGGGCCTTGAACTTGGAATGTCACTCTATATTTCTCACCCCGCATCATGATCTATCCCAGCGCTCTACCCCATCAATATCTGAGTGTCCAGAAACGCTCAAGGACCGGTCACTCATGCACTCCGGAATCTATGTGTTTCTCTTCCCCACACCACTaagagaaaaaaagggaAATATTCAACTGCCGCCCACAACGCTTTCAACGGCGTCCTTGCTACGTAGATGGATATTCCTCTCATAAACCGTTTGATTTGCACACTATGTAAACAGTCCAGAGTAATCAGAGTCAAAGGCAGAATAGCATGATTGCAAAATCTATACGTAATTATCCTCCCCAAATTATAATCCCGATCTTATTCCGGAGCATTCTACCCAGATGCACACCCGACCTCATGATTCAGAACTCTGCCGCTTCCGTCTCCACACTTGCGTCTCATGGTTGATCTTGTTCATGTTCATAAACGTAATCGCTCTCCCAAAGCCCGATCGATCCCTTTACTCTAAGCAGATCCAATGCCCCAGAACGCAGTCCAGTCTTGGCCGCTTTGTGCTACCAGAACCCTGACTCGTTTCCCTTGACTTCCCATTCACTGTTTGCGTCCATGGCAGACCGACATAGTTATCATGCAAGTCGACGGCACAAGTGGCCATGCTAGTGACCATTCTACTACTGCATGGGGAAAGTAATGGCCTTATGATGACACTTTTCACCGCCCAGATTCGGACATCGCGGGATACTGTTTTGGGTCCTAAAACGGCTTTTTGTAGCCACGAAGAAAGGGCAACTCGTCCCTATTACCTTCGCCAATCGCGCCGAGGTCGTCAACGAAACACATTCAGGTAATGTGAGAAGTGAGGCCACCCTCAAGGTCTTCACTCTTACCCCATGATAACTTTTTCGGCTATCATCGAAAAAATAGCAGACAATACAGTCAGCTTTGCCTATATTTCGTATATATGCCATACTTCCTTATGGGGATTGATAACATTGTCAGTCCGCTAATTCAGATGTACCATTGAGTAGGTTTATACGTGGATGGAAATTTACACCACTCCAGGGTCTTACGTATTTACGTATCTACCTATCATAGAATCAACAAAAATGAATGCGTATTCTAAGATGCAGAGATATATAGGGACAAGGCCTCACGGCGGCTTCATTTCCCTGAGCAAAAAATGGTGATATCAGTCAGGTTGGCGGGGCACGCGGCAGGGCACCTTGATGGGAAAGAAGCCACCGACCCGTGGAACACTCGCACCTTCCATCTGAATACACGAGAAGGGTATATACCCCCTCTCAACTCCGTTCCTCTCACCAGCCAGCAGGCGCCCGTCTAGGTCGAcgggtcaggtcaaactggCTGGGTGGTGGAGAGGTTTACGGTCGACAAATAAAATCGCCAACcagcctactcgacgacaggctcAGCGCATACGAGAGTACCCGAGTTCGAATCCCAGCCTGAGCACCATAAATTTCTTCCCAGCATGAGCaccaagagatgtagcccccagttcagcaccgggggggtgaactcttttgCCATTGTAGACATTTCTTTTTGGTATCTGGTTATTATGGGACTCAGTAGAGGCTGTCTGTCACCTTGGGCCAACAGGACGGTGAACATCCATGAGTGATTTCGTAGTACTGCATGATCGACGATCCTCTGCTTCTAGCTAGCGTTGAAGGGGTCTCGAGTTGTACCGCGATAGCTTCGGTATTGTTGGGATTGCAAGATGGCGAAAGGCAGTACCTCGTAACATAGGGGAAGGAAGACACGGGCTTTCAAGGTCAGATTGGGACCGTCATCACGTCGGTTCTTCCGTTTGACACAGTCTTCGTGACCTGTATTTGCCCGTGTTCATTAAATGTCATCACTAAACTACCTACAGACACCAACAGGGGCGCCTCGAATCAAACTCCAACTGTGTTCACGCTCTTTCTACGCCTTGCTCTTTCATGTATCGCTGTGCGGCGTACACTCGCTGACATCCAACTCGTTTCTCATATCGTCCTAAGTGAAGTATTCTGACACGCCCATTTTCTAATCATTCGTTGATTGAGGTGGCGGTTGCGTCCTTCGTGCTCTGCCACTTTGAAATTCCGAGGTACGTTCACACGAATGTGCCTACGCCGGTTCACTGACTGGTCTACCTTCGTTGTCCCCATGTAGTAGCTTCGCCGCAAAGTCCGAGACCTTATCCCGGAGGACGGAAGCCACGTTCCCTTCCGTCCAAAAGTGCCCAGCCGACGAAACCTCCTCGCCATGGAAATGGGATCCGTCGGCCCCTTCCAGACGTTCCACCCACCCTCGCAATTTGGCCACGGGAACGAAGATATCTCTGTCGCCGTACAATGCCAAGGTATCATTTTCAATCAGCTTGCTCTCACTTTGATGTTTTTGATCCGCGGTAAAGGTCGGCGCCCCCTGCTCTCTAGGTCTTCCTCCACCCCGCGAGAACAGTCCTCGACCAGGTGTTGTGTGAAGGAAGGACATAGCTGCTAGATGGGTAATGACTCCCTGCAGCGGAGATACGAGTAGATAGGCCGGCCGGACTTGGGTCAGATTCGGAACCTCTTCCACCACAACAGAAACTTCCTGGTTCGAAGGTATAGTAGCCAATTTTTCCTGGGGCACCGCCACGCCCTTGTGATGATGTCTTTTCGTTTTCGCCAGTAAATCATTAACGCCCCGTCGGATCTTATCCTCGGCATCAATAGAAAAGGATCTCCTCGTTTCCGACATGGATCTTCGAGCTTCGTGACTCTTGCGCTGAGTATCTTCATCGCCCCCGACTCGCATGCCAAGGTATTTCTTTCGCGGTGATACGGAACTCGCAGCTCTAGCGCTCGCCAAGATGACGTTCTGCTGCTCTGCCAGGTGTTGCGCTCGAAGACGGATGTCAGCAGCCGCGGAGCCAGCTGCAGGCACCTTGAACTGTGCGAGAATATGCGCCATCGGTGGAATCTGCGTCGTCACCATGGCTCCGTATGAATAACCGCcgatgaggaggaggggttGGTAAGAAGGAGGCTTCGATTGGGCGTCGGGGAGGCCTGGAGACAGGGTCGTTGTCGGCGAGCGGGCACTGGCCGATCCGTAGGGATCGAGGAAGTGCATGTAGTAGACCATGAAGCCAATGAATGACATGTAGTCGCTGCGTTCTGGCTTTGCCGTCCATGAGGTACGACCTGCTGATCCGGAAGCGCCCCTGTTGATCATCGTGTGAGTGGCCGAATAACCTCGCCGTGAGAACGTCCACAAGCCGATCAATTCTTACCTGAAGTTGAAAGTCCCCACTAGGAAGCCTTGTCGCAGTAGCGTGGCGGCAACGATGTCGACGACAGGGTCGTCATAGGAACCGCCCAAGGGCGCATAGGGATGTGCGACAACGGCAGCGTGTCGTCTCCATGGCGGCGGGTTCGATGCGGCGGGGTTCAGTGCCTGGCAATGATACAAACGGCAGTCCAAGACGGTGTCATCGTGGAGGCTAGGGAGCGTGAAGCTCAGAGACGGTTCGGGAAGCATGTTCTGCTCTTCATAGTGGAGACATTGCTCAGGCCGTCGATGATAATAGAGAGAGCGCGAGACGATGCGTTGTTGTTGGCTTTGTGGAGTGGAGATGGTAGGTTTGCGAAGGCTGTGCCGAGAAAAGGTCAATGGGTTCAGACCATCCAAGTCGAGTCGAGACGAGCCAGAGCTTGTGATTGCGTCCCAGCGCCCGTTAATGCGCGATGACAGCTGAGCCCTCGAGCCTTGTATACCTAATTGTGTTGGAAGGGTTAACGCCGACGGGGAGTTAAATGGCAATGGAGAAAAGGATTGTGGCCGACGTCAGCGCGGTGCTGGGCATTGGATGTGGACAAGCCCCCTCGTCGGAGACAACGAGCAAGCTTCGAGGTGGCGTTGGAGCGCAGGGATTGCACTCAGCGCTAAGATCGGAACCGACGGGGTGTGACAGGTGCCCACCATGAGGTAATCTATGCAAGCATGGGCCTTAGATAGTCTCACCGATGCTCACCTGATCTCACCGACGCTCACCTTTGCTGCCCAAGACAACACGGAGACTACCTATCCACCGAGGTTCACATCGTCCAGGTCTAAATGGATTCGATATGAATGGAGATAGGCTGCTTATTGCCAATAGACTTTTCTCCGCCGCAATCAAGCACGTCTAGTGACAAAACTCAAGGTTATCGCCAAGCTCATATGAGGATTGGATGTGTTGCTCCAAACTTCACACCTTATCAGCCGACATGATGTTACTGCCACCGCCGGAGACGTTAAGATTTGAGAGCCAGGCACGATTTTATGGGATGCAAAAATTTTGGTAACTTTATTTGTGTAGGCCAATATGCACTCGCTGTGTCACGTCAACTCATCACGTTCTAAAGCTTCTTTCTAGCTTCTGCCTCGGCTCTCTCTCGTCTCCGCTTTCTCCATGCCTTGATTTCATTCAACAGACCCATCACGAGGGGCACTCCCACCGGCCCTAAAAGCGGCAGATAGACGGCAATTTTATGTTCGTCGGGGAAATATAGTTGTCCGACCATACTCTTCTCGAAAAACGCTCGCTCGGCCTCGGCCTCAGCGATTCTAGCATGCTCCAACCCCTCGGGCCCGCCTAGGCTGGCGCACGCGAGCTCCAGATGATGCATGGTTTTGGTAACACCGTCTGCAACGTTGCGGGGAATGGATATAGACGGCAGTGCAAGTGACAGTCTTGCCAGGGAGCCCAGGGTAGAGGATGCACGTAGCAAGAGGTCTGCGGATCGGATGCGCGTGAGAGTCGAGAGCCGCAAAGGAAGAGAGCCTGACTGAGGAGTGCCAAGGAGTGACAGCAAGTGCCCAGCAAAGGTAAGCATAGGTTGTTTGAGTGTAGCAGCCGGTACATGTGACGTCGTCGGAGGCAGCGACAGAAGATAAACAGTTCCCCATTGCGGGATGAGCCAGGACTGTGATGTCTCGGACCCCGAATCCAATCCAATTGTTTGATTTCCGACGAAGAGAAGGAAGTTTACCGTCGGCGCACCACCGATGGACGGCGAAAGGGGCCATTCGGCCGCGTTGATGAAGGAGGCAAGGTCGTCTTTGTTCAAAACCTGGGACTGCGCCCCTGGTGTTGCATACAGCTGCACCTGGGTATCTATCGTGAAGTTGTGGATGGGGCTCAACACATCAAGCATGGGCTTCATGTATGTTTGGATAGCTGCTTCGATGTCCCAGGTATTGGGGGCAGAGCCGCTAGTGAAGAGCGAGAAGCTCAAGTGGTACGTCGGTGAATATCGCAAAGAACGGGTGGTTCGCTTCGCCAGTGACTCGGCTGCCTCTGGCGACATCCCCTGAGGTCTCGCATCAGAAGCTCCCGAGGCTGCTGAGAGAAGGTATGATATAATGGCTTGTTCTTCGGCGTAGGTAGTTCGCAATTCTTTCGCAATGTACGAAGCTAGAGCAGAAGAGGACGAAGTCGGTGACGGAATCGAATTCGGGGGATATGTGATGTCGAGAATAGGAGAGTGAGGGTTCAACGAGACTGTCGTGGAGTCCCCAGGGCTGAGGCGAATTGTCAGGGCGACCTGGGAGTCATCCTCAGGAACGACGTCGTCGCCGCCACGAGGCGCAAGCTGCAGACGGAGATGATGACCCGAGAAGTCGTTGAGATCATCGAGGGCATGTTGAGTAAGGCGAAGGAGGTTCTGCGCTTCCTGTTCCTGCAACTTGTTCGTTTGTACTGATATACGAAGAGGAAACACGGGACGGCAAGCCTACGCAAGTAGTCAGCGGGGTGCCCTCCCTCAACTTGTAAAGACGCCAGCTGGTAGGAGCCTACCTTTCCATCCGCCCATTGGACCATGCCGCTCAGAGGCAGGTTGGCGCGGTAGATGCTCGTTGTCATCCACCATATTGGCAGGCCGAGGAGAAGAACAATGGCCCAAAAGGCGGCTATGACAAACGATCGCCGGCGCGCATCGGATGGCTTCTCGGGGGGCGGAGCCTTGCGGGACTCGGTCTGCAGCGGAGGGGCGGAGGTGGTGGATTGATCGGGGGTGAAGCTCGCACCGCTGGCTGCCGGGCTGCCCGCTTCGTCGTCAACAGGCATTTGATGAGCCTTTGCCGTGCGCGGCAATGTTCGGTAGAAGCTACGCAGCGGTCGTGAAGTTGAGCGTTGTAAGCTGCAGCAAGCAAGCCACAACGATCATGAGAGGTGGAATTCCAGCAAGGGGTATTCGCATACCTACCTCAGACAGGCCAGAGATGCTTGACTCAGCAATGTCGCGCTTGAGGAGAGCTCCCGATAAGATAAGGAGCAAGTAGCCACGCAGCCACGTTAACCTTAACCTTAAGTGCTGCGCGCGGTCACGTGGATTATGCAACTGGAGAGTCGGATCGTAATAACCAGAATCTCTGTCTAACAAGGTCAGACAGCATCATTCCGCCTTGATGCCTGTCATCGTTACGGCATCAAGCCATAACTACGGATACCTACCTTGCCAGACCCTCGACACAATCATGGATTGGGAAGACGCCTGTGGTCCTACTTGTACGCTGTGCATCTGACTCTTGTTCGGCCACGAAATGAAGGCATTCCCAGATGTTCTTCACCACTCTCTACCCGCACTTTGGGTGTGGCTGTCACTATGCACGTCCGTCGGATGCGAGTGCGATTGACGCCTGCGCCTCGGAGGCGAATAGACGTTATCTTTTCCGCTGTGACAACGCTGACGTGAGACGGTGGGATGAGCGGCAACGATCCAATTCAGGGACAATTCAGGAGTCCGAGGCCCGATTTTTCCTCCTCGAGTCCGCTCCACCAACATGCAGAAGCGGAACCGGCATCGAATATTGTCGCCGATTCCTCCGACCCAAAATGTTGAGTGAGCTGACCATCAGCCGAGGAAGCGACCTACAGCTGCCCCTCCAATCTGCCGCAATGGCTGTCGTCTATTATCACGAATCACTCGTGATCGTACCAAAAGAAAGAACAATGTTACCCTTTTAGGAAGGCGAACGTACTCGGAGTTTTGAAGCGAGCCTGGCGATCCCTTCGTAGTGCGGGAGCCAACAAAGTCTCCCAGCTCGGCATGCATACCCGGTTTCTCGATGGATCCGTCGTCGAGCCGAGTCAAGTCATTACGGCGACACGGCCCCAAAGATAACCAGCTTGATGTGCTTTCCACTCCGCAACGTCTCTCAATAGACATTGGAAGAGAAACTCGCGATGGACCCCTGTTGCATCGAGCCGTCGTTCATGTGAGCTGATATAAGCAAACGTCCGCCACGAGTTGCACATATATGGCACTCCTTTCGAGTGCCTGCGGAAGACAATGTGTCAAGAGCCGCAGAGCCAAAGTCCAACACCTCGGCAACCATTGCCAATGCAAAGTTCATCGGAAACGCAAACGTGCTATTCGATCTGTTACGAGCGGTCCGTAGCTGTcgaaagaaagagagagagagagaaagcgaGCGGTAGGTTCGCTCCCGTCAAACCGGGTCGTCTGGACGAGGGATGCGGACAGCGGCAGGGGACCAGGACATGCATCTGGTCGACTGGGGGGGTCTGGCAATGGAAAGCAGGAACATGGAATGCAAGGAACAACCCCGCTCTCTTGCCGACGAATCGCAACTCGCCGTTGAAGAAGCATCCATCAAAGAGTCCAGAGACGTGCTGTTTAGCCTGCGTTTGCTGCCCACCCCTCCCGAATCGGTTACTCAAAACGACTTCTGGCGCAGAGTACGGACGCGAGGGCGCACGAGCTTCAACAGATGCCGAGGCTCAAGCTTCGATTTGTTCTTCGTTTAGCCCAGTTTGGCAGGCCAGGCCAAGCCTGGCGATGCAGCGAGCACCACAAATGCAACGCAAACCAACGAGCTGCAAGCCTGCACTCGATCTGCGGCTGCTGGCTGGCCTCCTCTCTCCACACTTCCACAGGACTATTGCGACCTCAGCATGCAGGCGAAAGTATCCGTACCGTGATGGGCGAGCTAAGGAGAACTTGATACCGCACTCGCACAGCACGGCGCGCCCAGAGAGGCCAGCAATGCCATCCTTGGATCCATCTTCACAACCCAGCCATTGCCTGCGACGGGCCAAGCACACGGAAAGCAAAAGCATAGCTAGCATTACGCAGTAGAGCTGCCACCGTCGACTTACACCGAGGCCAAAAGTCAACCTGCCAGTTCCACAAGCGCGTGCAGCTGCACCACGAGCAAGCACCAGTGCCAACACAAGCGCCAACGTGACAGTCGTAGCTGGTCATATTCCTCGGTTGTCGAGAAGGACTGTCATGCCAGGACCTTGTCCACCGTCGATTCATCGTTGATCAAGAGCTTTCTCCGCCACCCCAACCCTGGTCCAGGGCCCCATAGAAGAATATTCTCCATTGTCCCGCCCATCTGGTCGCCAAGTTGTACCCAGTCAAAGAGGTACTCCATACATGGGCTCCCACATCCCAACAGCCGACTATTGAGGTCACTGCTTCCCAGGAAGTACCGCACCGAGTACGGATACTGTTTGGCGAGAATCGGAGGTGGGTGCAAAAGGTGCTGCTGCGTCGTGTTGTGTCGTGTCGTGTCGTGTTGTGCATGATAGAACCGACAGGTAGTTTTATCCCATCTTTTCCCCCCCGTACGGGTCCCTCAAACCAGGGACGACACATCCCAATGCCGACTGCAACACAGGctttctactttttaaaccctTTCTTATCTTGTGACAGCCTCGACAGGCCGTTACAAATACCTATCCTCACCCACACCCTCGCGCAATTGGCTCACTGCATCTTTTGTCTGTGAAGTCTCGACTACGTTGCCCTTCCTCCAAGCTATCCTTACTCGACGAGGACTTCCAGTCTATACGAGCACGGCCTTGAAGCTCTCTTTACAAGCTACAGCTCCAGACAACACTACTGATTCCGAGTCTCACACACACCGAACCAACACCCAGGCGCACAATCAAGACAACTAGCCACTCTCCGCCTCCCTGCCAATCGGCCTTCTCATCTCTCTACGAACACCAACATAACTCTCAGCCTTTGGGACGAATCACCTCTAGCCGGATCCAAATACTGGCCACTTGGCCAAAGTGAAAATGCCTGGTGAGTGAGCTTTCCCCAACTGCCAATTTTTCCTCCAATGCTCCCACTCTGTCGTCATGACTATTTGGCCCTGCTTGAGACCCCCGCCAAGACAAATACAAACCACCGTAAAGGAGACCGACCTCTGGCACACATCCAATGCGCCGCAATCGCGCATTACATCAGCCTGCCTCGGCACAGCCATCTGCACAAAACATCGTTGGGGGCCGATCGCGCTGACTTGTTTCGTTTCCTCACCGTTTAGTCCCGCTCGCACTCGCTCTGCCGGCTGCAGCCGCAGCTTATTCGTACATCAATGCTCGCCTTTCTTTGTGGTACGACAGAAAGCTGCTTTCATGTGCGCTACCCGCAACCCTTTCGGCTCTGTGGCGCGAGCGAACGGACCGGTTGAACCAGTTTTACGTCCTCGAACAAGCGGCACAGAACAAATCGTCTGCCAATCGCACGTTCATCATCTTCGAGGGCAAAACATACACCTATCGCGAGACTTACGAGCAAGTCCTGAAATACGGCACCTGGTTGAGGGAACACCACGGCGTCAAGCCCAAGGACGTTGTCGCCATCAACTTCCAGAACTCCGACGTTTTCGTTTTCCTATGGCTCGGCTTGTGGTCCATTGGCGCGAAGCCAGCCTTCATCAACTACAATTTGACTGGCAAACCGCTAGCTCACTGCGCCAAGGCCGCGAAGACGAAACTGATGCTGATTGACCCCAACGTCGCCGCCAATGTCACTGAAGATGTGAGGAGTGAGCTGAGCACCGTGGAGTTCGTGGTGCTCGATGAGAGCTTGCACAGAGAAATCGACACCGTTAAGCCCAGGC
The DNA window shown above is from Colletotrichum lupini chromosome 7, complete sequence and carries:
- a CDS encoding phosphatidylinositol-glycan biosynthesis class Sprotein, which translates into the protein MIVSRVWQALLKRDIADLQRSTSRPLRSFYRTLPRTAKAHQMPVDDEAGSPAASGASFTPDQSTTSAPPLQTESRKAPPPEKPSDARRRSFVIAAFWAIVLLLGLPIWWMTTSIYRANLPLSGMVQWADGKACRPVFPLRISVQTNKLQEQEAQNLLRLTQHALDDLNDFSGHHLRLQLAPRGGDDVVPEDDSQVALTIRLSPGDSTTVSLNPHSPILDITYPPNSIPSPTSSSSALASYIAKELRTTYAEEQAIISYLLSAASGASDARPQGMSPEAAESLAKRTTRSLRYSPTYHLSFSLFTSGSAPNTWDIEAAIQTYMKPMLDVLSPIHNFTIDTQVQLYATPGAQSQVLNKDDLASFINAAEWPLSPSIGGAPTVNFLLFVGNQTIGLDSGSETSQSWLIPQWGTVYLLSLPPTTSHVPAATLKQPMLTFAGHLLSLLGTPQSGSLPLRLSTLTRIRSADLLLRASSTLGSLARLSLALPSISIPRNVADGVTKTMHHLELACASLGGPEGLEHARIAEAEAERAFFEKSMVGQLYFPDEHKIAVYLPLLGPVGVPLVMGLLNEIKAWRKRRRERAEAEARKKL